In the genome of Vicia villosa cultivar HV-30 ecotype Madison, WI linkage group LG7, Vvil1.0, whole genome shotgun sequence, one region contains:
- the LOC131619166 gene encoding uncharacterized protein LOC131619166, translated as MDGRNDVTIAAALEAMTQAMQNQLNADENAGSRSLVTFQRENPPMFKVKRCYHCDKTGHMSSDCKHKDVVCFNCGVEGHIDSQCQKPKKTAVGGKVLALSGTQTSSEDGLVRGTCLINSIHLITIIDTGATHSFIAADCVKRLGLTLSA; from the exons ATGGATGGAAGGAATGATGTTacgatagctgctgctttggaagcgatgACTCAGGCTATGCAGAACCAACTAAATGCTGACGAGAATGCTGGATCTCGTAGTTTGGTGACTTTCCAAAGGGAGAATCCGCCaatgttcaagg TGAAGAGGTGTTACCATTGTGATAAGACGGGACACATGTCTTCTGATTGTAAGCATAAGGATGTTGTTTGCTTTAACTGTGGTGTGGAGGGGCATATTGATAGCCAgtgtcagaagccaaagaagACAGCTGTAGGTGGTAAAGTGTTGGCTTTGTCAGGAACTCAGACATCTAGTGAGGACGGTCTTGTTAGAGGTACTTGTTTGATTAATAGCATtcatttaattactattattgatactggtgccaCTCACTCTTTTATTGCTGCTGATTGTGTGAAAAGATTGGGTCTTACTTTGTCTGCTTGA